In Plasmodium falciparum 3D7 genome assembly, chromosome: 13, the following are encoded in one genomic region:
- a CDS encoding RNA-binding protein, putative — MVKKKDTDENISDEHSRRSEHKKEDVERHPKEKRSLSNSSQAKRSSSNCYSKEKHIERKVRRGRNSHSNNSYETSSEEHNDKSSSDEHRRRRRDRNRDRERDRDRERDRDRERDRDRERDRDRERDRDRDRDRDRDRERRSIREERSGRDDKYDRRKKRRHSNLNRNLTSSHERSRSRERRRRRIQADCIKKAGGFKRLADMEGHETTNVFWDGFQWVAKTNQTNPHHLDPAIMNSTRKLRRLYFGNLPLHLGLSENAFQEIVWNEMKKRKYCNDENINPVLYVWFAKDKGNYGFVEFATVEETERALTMDGMICKGVALKVSRPNDYSTNTVKQNQNMLLQNINKINNNNNNNNNNSNNNNNNMINNVINNTINNMHNYNNNPYNKPPPPPPGAPPQSLYMQNNLHSSLKNMDNIHTKYLRVIEIVSLESINHEEYSTILEDIKEGFHSQGLIINAILINQKYVQNTPFNIGDVIIEFESEDSVDKSIQNMSSRKYEGKFIKMDKCDQHTFDTYVKPIIRDLYDNQ; from the exons atggtaaaaaagaaagatactgatgaaaatatatcaGATGAACATAGTAGGAGGTCTGAGCATAAAAAGGAAGATGTAGAAAG GCAcccaaaagaaaaaagaagctTGTCCAATTCTAGCCAAGCGAAAAGAAGTTCGTCTAATTGTTATTCTAAAGAAAAACATATAGAAAGAAAAGTAAGAAGGGGAAGAAACTCACATAGTAATAATTCGTATGAAACGTCATCCGAGGAACATAATGATAAATCTAGCTCAGATGAGCATAGAAGAAGGAGGAGAGATAGAAACAGAGACAGAGAAAGAGACAGAGATAGAGAAAGAGATCGAGATAGAGAAAGAGATCGAGATAGAGAAAGAGATCGAGATAGAGAAAGAGATCGAGATAGAGATCGTGATAGAGATCGTGATAGAGAAAGAAGAAGTATAAGGGAAGAACGTTCAGGAAGAGATGACAAATATGAcaggagaaaaaaaagaagacaCAGTAATTTAAACCGCAATTTGACATCATCTCATGAAAGGTCAAGATCAAGAGAacgaagaagaagaaggatACAAGCAGATTGTATTAAAAAGGCAGGAGGATTTAAACGGTTAGCTGATATGGAGGGTCATGAAACGACAAATGTTTTTTGGGATGGTTTTCAATGGGTAGCTAAAACAAATCAAACAAATCCACATCATTTAGATCCAGCTATAATGAATTCAACAAGAAAATTGAGAAGATTATATTTTGGAAATTTACCTCTTCATTTAGGATTGAGTGAAAATGCTTTTCAAGAAATTGTATGgaatgaaatgaaaaaaagaaaatattgtaATGACGAAAATATAAATCCTGTTTTATATGTATGGTTTGCTAAAGACAAAGGAAATTATGGTTTTGTTGAATTCGCTACGGTAGAAGAAACAGAAAGAGCTTTAACGATGGATGGTATGATATGCAAAGGAGTGGCTTTAAAGGTGTCACGACCTAATGATTATTCAACGAATACGGTTAAACAAAATCAAAATATgttattacaaaatataaacaaaattaataataataataataataataataataatagtaataataataataataatatgattaataatgtaattaataatacgataaataatatgcacaattataataataatccttATAACAAACCACCTCCGCCACCTCCGGGGGCACCGCCACAAAGTTTGTATATGCAAAATAATTTACATTcctctttaaaaaatatggataatatacACACAAAATACTTAAGAGTTATTGAAATTGTTTCACTTGAATCTATTAACCATGAAGAATATTCAACTATTCTTGAAGATATTAAAGAAGGGTTTCATAGCCAAGGATTAATTATTAATGCTATTTTAATTAATCaaaaatatgtacaaaaCACTCCTTTTAATATTGGAGATGTTATTATCGAATTCGAAAGTGAAGACTCTGTTGATAAAAGCATTCAAAATATGTCTAGTAGAAAATATGAAGggaaatttataaaaatggacAAATGTGATCAACATACATTTGATACATACGTAAAACCAATCATTCGtgatttatatgataatcaatga